The proteins below are encoded in one region of Juglans microcarpa x Juglans regia isolate MS1-56 chromosome 4D, Jm3101_v1.0, whole genome shotgun sequence:
- the LOC121260744 gene encoding protein SEMI-ROLLED LEAF 2-like, translated as MGVVSRKIFPACGSMCICCPALRSRSRQPVKRYKKLLAEIFPKSLDGPPSERKIVKLCEYAAKNPFRIPKIVKYLEERCYKELRHGRIKFVNIVAEAYHKLLCICKEQMAYFAVSLLNVVTKLLENSKQDAMKIIGCQTLTRFIYSQADGTYTHNIENLVLKVCALACEKGDEHQRRYLRASSLQCLSAMIWFMAQFSHILVDFDEIIYGILDNYEPGTHTDGDVEREEPHHNWVDEVIRCEGRSGAVPCGDTSPSYMITKPQPEKKDPLLLTREEIETPRVWAQICIQRMVELAKESTTMRRILDPIFTYFDSGRHWVPRQGLAVIVLSDMSYFVDSTGNKQLILASLIRHLDHKNVSHDPQLKSYVIQAATTLARQIRSGTVLAEIGFVCDLCRHLRKSLQATVESVGEQEANTNILLHNSIEDCLLEIAKGIGDAQPLFDLMAITLEKLPSGVVAKATIEALMILAHTISVASLSSRTQQIFPEGLLFQLLKVMSHPDVEARVGAHQIFSALLIPSSNHIRHGVASLRSSSLHQPRRWHSNNASASITALLEKLRREKDGFKLEKHGNNVHDDLKERDMVEEDWKQGRVNKNSPNFYKISSIVDRNAVSTSLSEAEPHIMKFNEEQIALLLSAFWMQASLSDNLPSNFEAISHSFVLALISSGLKNPNDNLVVRFFQLSLSLRNKSLDSNDGMLPPACQRSIFVLSTGMLMFAAKIYHILGLSDMLKSLVLHDVDPYIGISDDHQVYVKPQTNIREYGSASDNQLAAALLSELRNKIFESNNVMMDILVQSLCRITELEADALTKQLSVSFTPDDAFLFGPQSILEFDHNQMVSNSKKSLSFDGDFSANSLVEDDAISEASVADLSCFIPKVPPPPMPRVISIGQLLESALEVAGQVAGTSVTTSPLAYNTMASQCEALGTGTRKKLSNWLAHENHQSRAVDKSFPTFLADGHLVLKKKITSGLGHAQGNVVQQDPWLAMRLPPASPFDNFLKAARG; from the exons ATGGGTGTCGTCTCTAGAAAGATTTTCCCAGCATGTGGGAGCATGTGCATTTGCTGCCCTGCTCTGAGGTCAAGATCTCGGCAACCCGTTAAGCGTTACAAAAAACTGCTTGCAGAGATATTTCCTAAATCCCTT GATGGACCTCcaagtgaaagaaaaattgtCAAGTTATGTGAATATGCTGCAAAAAACCCTTTTCGGATCCCGAAG ATTGTGAAGTATCTTGAAGAAAGGTGCTATAAAGAATTGCGGCACGGGCGTATCAAGTTTGTCAATATTGTTGCAGAGGCCTACCATAAGTTGCTTTGCATATGTAAGGAGCAGAT GGCATATTTTGCTGTTAGTCTGCTGAATGTGGTTACTAAACTTTTGGAAAACTCTAAGCAAGATGCTATGAAGATAATTGGATGCCAAACCTTAACAAGGTTCATCTACAGTCAG GCAGATGGAACCTATACAcataatattgaaaatttggTGCTTAAAGTATGTGCACTGGCTTGTGAGAAAGGGGATGAACATCAAAGGCGCTATTTAAGGGCTTCAAGCTTGCAATGCCTCTCAGCCATG ATATGGTTTATGGCACAGTTCTCACAcattcttgttgattttgatgag ATTATATATGGTATTTTAGATAACTATGAGCCTGGTACTCATACTGATGGAGATGTTGAGAGAGAGGAGCCACATCATAATTGGGTGGATGAAGTAATTAGATGTGAAGGAAGAAGTGGTGCTGTTCCATGTGGTGATACTAGCCCTAGCTACATGATCACGAAACCACAACCAGAAAAGAAGGATCCTTTGCTTTTGACAAG AGAAGAAATTGAGACCCCAAGAGTATGGGCACAAATTTGCATCCAAAGAATGGTTGAGTTAGCCAAGGAGAGTACAACAATGCGCAGGATACTGGATccaatatttacttattttgatTCTGGACGGCATTGGGTTCCTCGGCAGGGGTTGGCTGTGATTGTTTTGTCTGATATGTCTTACTTCGTGGACAGTACAG GGAATAAGCAGCTAATTTTAGCTTCTTTGATACGTCATCTGGATCACAAAAATGTTTCACATGATCCCCAACTCAAGTCTTATGTCATTCAAGCTGCTACTACTTTAGCTAGGCAGATTAGATCAGGAACCGTGCTGGCAGAAATTGGATTTGTCTGTGACCTATGCAGGCATCTGAGAAAAAGCCTTCAAGCCACAGTTGAATCAGTTGGTGAGCAAGAGGCAAACACAAATATCTTGCTGCATAATTCCATTGAAGACTGTTTACTTGAAATTGCAAAAGGG ATTGGTGATGCGCAACCACTGTTTGACCTGATGGCAATAACACTGGAGAAGCTGCCATCTGGAGTCGTTGCCAAGGCAACCATTGAAGCATTAATGATTCTTGCTCATACAATCTCTGTAGCATCATTGTCTTCACGCACTCAACAG atctttCCAGAAGGCCTTCTTTTTCAACTGTTGAAGGTGATGTCTCACCCAGATGTTGAGGCACGAGTTGGAGCACACCAGATATTTTCTGCTCTTCTAATCCCAAGTTCTAATCATATTCGACATGGAGTTGCTTCTCTTAGAAGCAGTTCCCTACACCAACCAAGAAGATGGCACTCAAATAATGCATCTGCATCAATTACAGCTCTGCTTGAAAAGCTCCGCAGAGAAAAAGATGGCTTCAAACTAGAAAAGCATGGGAATAATGTTCATGATGATCTTAAAGAAAGGGACATGGTTGAAGAAGACTGGAAACAGGGGCGTGTCAACAAGAATTCCcctaatttttacaaaattagcTCTATTGTTGACAGGAATGCTGTGTCAACCAGCTTGTCTGAGGCT GAACCACATATTATGAAGTTTAATGAGGAGCAAATAGCGCTGTTGCTCTCTGCTTTTTGGATGCAAGCCAGTCTTTCCGATAATTTACCTTCAAATTTTGAAGCTATATCTCATTCTTTTGTTTTAGCACTTATTTCTTCAGGCTTAAAG AATCCAAATGACAACCTTGTGGTCCGATTCTTTCAGCTTTCCTTGTCTCTCAGGAACAAGTCCCTAGACTCTAACGATG GTATGTTGCCTCCAGCTTGCCAAAGATCTATCTTTGTACTATCGACAGGCATGTTGATGTTTGCAGCCAAGATATATCACATTCTTGGTCTGAGTGATATGCTCAAGTCATTAGTTCTACATGAT GTTGATCCCTATATAGGTATTAGTGATGACCATCAAGTATATGTAAAGCCTCAGACGAACATCAGAGAGTATGGATCCGCTAGTGATAATCAGCTTGCTGCAGCATTGCTCTCTGAGTTACGGAACAAGATATTTGAATCCAACAATGTCATGATGGACATTTTAGTTCAGAGTCTGTGTAGAATTACTGAG CTGGAGGCTGATGCCCTAACTAAGCAGCTGTCAGTATCGTTCACACCAGATGATGCATTCTTGTTTGGTCCACAATCAATACTTGAGTTTGACCACAATCAAATGGTTTCCAATTCCAAGAAATCACTGTCCTTTGATGGG GACTTTTCCGCCAATTCGTTAGTTGAGGATGACGCTATAAGTGAAGCATCTGTTGCTGACCTTTCTTGCTTCATACCAAAAGTGCCTCCTCCACCTATGCCCCGTGTTATCAGCATTGGACAGCTTCTGGAATCG GCACTTGAGGTAGCTGGGCAAGTGGCAGGAACATCTGTGACTACATCACCCCTTGCATACAACACCATGGCTAGCCAGTGTGAAGCCCTTGGCACAGGCACAAGGAAGAAGCTCTCAAATTGGTTGGCCCATGAAAATCACCAAAGTCGAGCAGTTGACAAATCGTTTCCAACATTCCTTGCAGATGGACACTTGGTTCTCAAAAAG AAGATAACAAGTGGCCTTGGCCATGCTCAGGGAAATGTGGTTCAACAAGACCCATGGTTGGCTATGAGGCTGCCTCCTGCCAGCCCATTTGACAACTTCCTCAAGGCAGCTAGAGGCTAG
- the LOC121259887 gene encoding LOW QUALITY PROTEIN: uncharacterized protein LOC121259887 (The sequence of the model RefSeq protein was modified relative to this genomic sequence to represent the inferred CDS: inserted 1 base in 1 codon), whose protein sequence is MEGFGSFGFSDKNSAVRKKRSNTSHRPRNDSQMPSDYHDISSLSSTPPSDNVSKVSSGENNGYASFSHKKEINLNPCSTRPLSINIAEVESGRNGDGGGFGESDEGSFNGSFRGSNEQVHSVVDSKRHSEGVLAPADWKGTSKVGLIGAVSDGLEYENKVKKVKLKVGGVTRTIHAKSISDGASGVGSHSTKASRISDAPSLQPKLIGQDNSDENRSFTSDKGNGLRGVPWRDFSKYGFNVGKPDSSRNRIPEGNNSTNQADKYEPIRKSKRIFKRRVLSETLAAGDDDDEEIRYLEKLKTSKATSDYIVEYEDDEEGGSTKQRKISRVLKSNFDAQLNVDGEGHLSSRSGKEGKRTRSGRVFKDTDYVEEEEPISDGDTNTDKKKPKKEFADLLGDNKKEMTVTTRQRALRTVKEVSSSISASLIEFPNGLPPAPPRKQKEKLSEVEQQLKRAEALQRRRMQVEKAARESEAEAIRKILGQESSRKKREDKVKKRQEELAQEKAANSMVLASDSVRWIMGPSGTVVTFPTDIGLPTIFDSKPCSYPPPREKCAGPSCTNPYKYRDSKSKXPLCSLQCYKAINEKMQPLRAC, encoded by the exons ATGGAAGGTTTTGGAAGTTTTGGGTTCAGTGATAAAAACAGTGCTGTGAGGAAGAAAAGGAGTAATACATCCCACCGTCCCAGGAATGATTCACAGATGCCTTCAGATTACCATGACATTTCGTCCTTGTCATCCACACCACCTTCAGATAACGTGAGCAAGGTATCAAGTGGTGAAAATAATGGTTATGCTTCGTTTTCTCATAAGAAAGAAATCAATTTGAACCCATGCAGCACAAGGCCTTTATCTATTAACATTGCCGAGGTAGAATCTGGCCggaatggagatggaggaggatTTGGAGAATCTGATGAAGGTTCCTTTAATGGTTCTTTTCGAGGAAGTAATGAACAAGTACACAGTGTGGTTGATTCCAAAAGACACAGTGAAGGTGTCCTTGCCCCAGCTGATTGGAAGGGCACAAGCAAGGTGGGGCTCATTGGAGCTGTTTCAGATGGtttagaatatgaaaacaaaGTGAAAAAGGTTAAGCTTAAAGTTGGTGGTGTTACACGTACAATTCATGCAAAATCAATATCAGATGGTGCATCGGGTGTTGGCTCTCATTCTACAAAAGCTTCTCGCATTTCAGATGCCCCTTCGCTGCAGCCGAAGTTGATTGGTCAG GATAATTCCGATGAGAATCGTTCTTTTACTTCAGATAAGGGGAATGGCTTACGAGGGGTTCCATGGAGGGATTTCTCCAAATATGGTTTTAATGTGGGAAAACCTGATTCTTCAAGGAATAGGATACCTGAAGGAAATAATTCCACTAACCAAGCTGATAAATATGAGCCCATTCGTAAAAGCAAACGGATCTTCAAGAGACGCGTTTTAAGTGAAACACTTGCTGCTGGAGATGACGACGATGAGGAGATTAGATACCttgaaaaactcaaaacatcCAAGGCTACCAGTGATTACATTGTGGAgtatgaagatgatgaggaaggaGGGAGTACGAAGCAGAGGAAGATATCAAGGGTGTTGAAGAGTAATTTTGATGCCCAACTAAATGTTGATGGGGAAGGTCATCTCTCATCAAGATCAGGCAAGGAGGGTAAAAGGACTCGATCAGGGAGGGTATTTAAGGATACTGATTATGTAGAAGAGGAAGAGCCAATCTCAGATGGTGATACCAATACTGAtaagaagaaaccaaaaaaagagTTTGCTGATTTATTGGGAGATAATAAGAAGGAAATGACAGTCACTACACGTCAGCGGGCTCTTCGAACTGTTAAAGAGGTCTCTTCCAGTATCAGTGCTAGTCTAATTGAGTTCCCAAATGGCTTGCCTCCTGCTCCACCCAGGA AGCAAAAAGAGAAACTTTCTGAAGTGGAGCAGCAGTTGAAGAGAGCGGAGGCTCTTCAGAGACGTAGGATGCAGGTGGAGAAGGCAGCTAGGGAATCTGAG GCCGAGGCTATTAGAAAAATCCTAGGTCAAGAGTCGAGTAGGAAGAAGCGGGAAGATAAAGTGAAGAAACGCCAAGAAGAATTGGCACAG GAGAAGGCCGCAAACTCTATGGTACTTGCATCGGACTCTGTGAGATGGATCATGGGTCCCTCAGGAACAGTCGTTACATTCCCTACCGACATTGGCTTGCCGACCATATTTGATTCCAAGCCTTGCAG TTACCCCCCTCCCCGTGAGAAATGCGCTGGGCCATCTTGCACAAACCCATACAAGTACCGGGATTCCAAGTCGA CTCCCTTATGTAGTCTCCAGTGCTACAAGgcaataaatgaaaagatgcaGCCTTTAAGAGCCTGCTAG